From a single Sediminibacterium sp. KACHI17 genomic region:
- the pth gene encoding aminoacyl-tRNA hydrolase produces MNKFLIVGLGNIGEEYKHTRHNIGFDVVSAFVLKHGGFFKLDRLAEVAEVKWKGRLFICIKPTTYMNLSGKAMKYWMDKEGVDISRTLTIVDDLALPLSKLRLRGSGSDAGHNGLKDIQLTLGTDQYPKLRFGIGNQFPKGRQVEFVLGKWLPDEQKIIQAKIDRSVEIIESFATVGLEKTMSQVNNLNFL; encoded by the coding sequence ATGAACAAATTCTTGATCGTTGGGCTAGGTAATATTGGCGAAGAGTACAAGCATACCCGTCATAACATTGGATTTGATGTGGTGAGCGCATTTGTGTTGAAGCATGGGGGCTTTTTTAAGCTGGATCGTTTGGCAGAAGTAGCGGAAGTGAAATGGAAAGGCCGTTTATTTATTTGTATCAAACCCACCACTTATATGAATTTAAGTGGGAAAGCGATGAAGTACTGGATGGATAAAGAGGGGGTTGATATTTCCAGGACACTTACCATTGTAGATGATCTCGCATTACCTTTGAGCAAATTGAGGTTGAGGGGATCCGGTTCGGATGCCGGTCATAATGGATTGAAGGATATTCAACTTACTTTAGGCACTGACCAATACCCCAAACTGCGTTTTGGTATTGGTAACCAGTTCCCGAAAGGTCGACAGGTAGAATTTGTGCTGGGCAAATGGTTGCCGGATGAACAAAAGATCATTCAGGCAAAGATTGATAGATCCGTGGAGATCATAGAGTCATTTGCTACTGTTGGGTTAGAGAAAACCATGAGTCAGGTAAATAACCTGAATTTTTTATAA
- a CDS encoding thiamine pyrophosphate-dependent enzyme: protein MVTAKSMCDTYDANRQICKYVHSTSRGHEAIQLATGMQLLPCDWVSPYYRDDSIMLSIGFQPYELMLQLLAKKEDPFSGGRSYYCHPSSRDENRPFIIHQSSATGMQAIPTTGLAQGIQYLEKTQHNKMPTTDGQLPIVVCSLGDGSVTEGEVSEALQFAVLKQLPIIYLVQDNQWSISASAEEVRAMNAYDYAQGFKGLRRWQCDGSDFIRSYETMAEAIAYTRTERKPALVHAKVPLLGHHTSGVRREFYRSREDLLKHGLYDPLPKLRLLLTDVGIAEHVITDIEKQAEEKVQADFQRAQTAPDPDPRSVEEHVFAPTPITEEKGQRSPKNGEKVLMVDAALHAIEELMEEYPEAILYGQDVGARLGGVFREAATLGEKFGEHRVFNTAIQEAYIVGSTAGLSALGIKPMVEVQFADYIYPGFNQLVTELSKSCYLSNGKFPVGMVLRVPTGAYGGGGPYHSGSVESTLLTIKGIKVVYPSNTADMKGLLKAAFHDPNPVVMLEHKGLYWSKVPGTEDAKMVEPSRDYLLPLGKANIVLAADISRVKKGETVCIITYGMGVYWAKAAAAQFPGQVEIVDLRTLHPLDEEMIFNQVKKHGKVLVLSEEQQNNSFAEALALRITNHCYHFLDARVEVMGALNLPAVPINLVLEAAMLPNAQTVQERIAKLLAY from the coding sequence ATGGTCACCGCAAAGTCCATGTGTGATACTTATGATGCCAATAGACAGATCTGTAAATATGTACATTCTACTTCTCGCGGACATGAAGCCATTCAACTCGCAACTGGTATGCAATTGCTGCCTTGCGATTGGGTGAGCCCTTATTATAGAGATGATAGTATCATGTTATCCATCGGTTTTCAACCGTATGAACTAATGCTTCAACTGTTGGCCAAAAAAGAAGATCCCTTTTCCGGGGGAAGATCTTATTACTGTCATCCTAGCAGCAGAGATGAAAATCGTCCCTTCATTATTCATCAAAGTAGTGCCACCGGTATGCAGGCCATTCCAACAACAGGATTGGCGCAGGGTATTCAATATTTAGAAAAGACACAGCATAATAAAATGCCCACTACCGACGGTCAATTACCGATAGTAGTTTGTTCTTTAGGGGATGGAAGTGTTACAGAAGGTGAGGTCAGTGAAGCCTTACAGTTTGCGGTACTCAAGCAATTGCCGATCATATACCTGGTACAGGATAATCAATGGAGCATCAGTGCTTCTGCGGAAGAAGTGAGAGCTATGAATGCCTATGATTATGCACAAGGGTTTAAAGGGTTAAGAAGATGGCAGTGTGATGGCAGTGATTTTATTCGCAGTTATGAAACCATGGCGGAAGCCATTGCATATACAAGAACGGAAAGAAAACCTGCATTGGTTCATGCTAAAGTGCCTTTATTAGGACATCATACCAGTGGTGTACGAAGAGAGTTTTACAGAAGCAGGGAAGATTTATTGAAGCATGGATTGTATGACCCACTTCCCAAATTAAGATTATTACTTACTGATGTAGGAATTGCAGAACATGTGATCACAGATATTGAGAAGCAGGCGGAAGAGAAAGTACAGGCAGATTTTCAACGTGCACAAACAGCACCGGATCCCGATCCGCGTTCGGTTGAAGAACATGTTTTTGCTCCTACACCTATTACCGAAGAAAAAGGGCAACGTAGTCCTAAGAATGGTGAGAAAGTTTTGATGGTAGATGCAGCATTACATGCTATTGAAGAACTGATGGAAGAATATCCTGAAGCAATTCTATATGGTCAGGACGTAGGCGCCCGTTTGGGTGGTGTATTCAGAGAAGCAGCAACATTGGGTGAAAAATTTGGAGAGCATCGTGTTTTTAATACCGCAATTCAGGAAGCCTATATTGTAGGTTCTACTGCGGGGCTCTCTGCACTTGGTATCAAGCCCATGGTAGAAGTACAGTTTGCTGATTATATCTATCCAGGCTTCAATCAATTGGTAACAGAATTATCAAAATCTTGCTATCTCTCTAATGGCAAATTCCCTGTAGGGATGGTCTTAAGAGTGCCAACCGGTGCTTATGGAGGGGGAGGACCTTATCACAGTGGTAGTGTGGAAAGTACTTTACTAACCATTAAGGGGATTAAAGTGGTGTATCCATCGAATACCGCTGATATGAAGGGTTTACTCAAGGCAGCATTTCATGATCCCAATCCGGTGGTCATGCTGGAGCACAAGGGATTGTATTGGAGTAAAGTACCCGGCACAGAAGATGCAAAAATGGTAGAGCCTTCGCGTGATTATCTGTTGCCATTGGGTAAGGCTAATATTGTGTTGGCTGCTGATATTTCTCGTGTGAAAAAGGGGGAAACGGTTTGTATCATCACCTATGGAATGGGTGTTTATTGGGCAAAAGCTGCCGCGGCTCAGTTCCCCGGACAGGTTGAGATCGTTGATTTAAGAACCCTGCATCCATTAGATGAAGAAATGATCTTTAACCAGGTCAAAAAACATGGCAAAGTGCTGGTTTTAAGCGAGGAGCAACAAAATAATTCCTTTGCAGAAGCATTGGCCCTACGCATTACCAACCACTGCTATCATTTTCTGGATGCCCGTGTAGAAGTGATGGGGGCATTGAACCTGCCTGCGGTACCTATTAATCTGGTCTTAGAAGCCGCCATGCTCCCCAATGCCCAAACCGTTCAAGAACGGATCGCTAAATTGTTGGCATACTAA
- a CDS encoding fumarylacetoacetate hydrolase family protein — translation MKIFCVGRNYADHAKELGNAVPEEPVIFMKPKSALLQPNAPFYYPEFTNELHYEAELVLRISKNGKYVQEHQASKYYDAITVGIDFTARDIQAELKKKGLPWEKAKAWDQSAVVGKWVPIQPELMRSPIQFSMKKNKELVQDGNTSHMIFSCDYIVAHISQYFSLNIGDLIFTGTPSGVGECVVGDILEGYLKEEKMFELEIK, via the coding sequence ATGAAAATTTTTTGTGTAGGCAGGAATTATGCAGATCATGCAAAGGAACTGGGAAATGCAGTTCCTGAGGAGCCTGTTATTTTCATGAAGCCGAAATCTGCACTTCTTCAACCCAATGCTCCTTTTTATTATCCTGAGTTTACCAATGAGTTACACTATGAAGCTGAATTGGTACTGAGGATCTCTAAAAATGGTAAATACGTTCAAGAACATCAGGCATCTAAATATTATGATGCGATTACCGTAGGAATTGATTTTACAGCGAGAGATATCCAGGCAGAACTGAAAAAGAAAGGGTTGCCCTGGGAGAAAGCCAAAGCATGGGATCAGTCTGCAGTTGTAGGCAAATGGGTACCTATTCAACCGGAACTCATGCGTTCACCGATACAGTTCTCTATGAAAAAAAATAAAGAACTGGTTCAGGACGGAAATACTTCTCACATGATCTTTTCCTGTGATTATATTGTGGCTCATATATCACAGTATTTTTCACTCAATATTGGTGATCTGATCTTTACCGGAACTCCTTCAGGAGTAGGTGAGTGTGTGGTTGGAGATATTTTGGAAGGTTATCTCAAGGAAGAAAAAATGTTTGAATTAGAGATCAAATAA